A single region of the Pseudomonas mandelii genome encodes:
- a CDS encoding HvfC family RiPP maturation protein — MDKPGLFDQQNTLGLYLRDPDHCAPPAGMDVARAQVYRDLIFSNLSLLLSGTFPVLIKILGDERWRSLVRIFLRDCRARTPKFGEIAQEFVEFLASEPSALGEGVWPPFMVELAHYEWVEMALQQSEAEPLPPSDVALILARPLLVSPLAWPLAYAWPVQLVGPDHQPEAPPVQPTLLLVRRAEDWSVKFSELSPLAWRLLQRIEAFPELDGQAQLEGLAVEAGAVGSPEFMASGTALLRQMHGEGVIGFA, encoded by the coding sequence TTGGATAAGCCAGGCCTGTTTGACCAGCAAAACACATTGGGTCTGTACCTGCGTGACCCGGACCATTGCGCGCCGCCAGCCGGGATGGATGTGGCGCGGGCACAGGTTTACCGCGACCTGATTTTTTCCAACCTGTCGTTGTTGCTCAGCGGGACCTTTCCGGTGCTGATCAAGATTCTTGGTGATGAGCGCTGGCGTTCGCTGGTACGGATCTTCCTGCGGGACTGTCGTGCGCGTACCCCGAAATTCGGCGAAATCGCCCAGGAGTTTGTCGAGTTCCTGGCCTCGGAACCGAGTGCATTGGGCGAAGGTGTGTGGCCTCCGTTCATGGTGGAGCTGGCGCATTACGAGTGGGTCGAAATGGCGTTGCAACAGTCCGAAGCCGAGCCGTTGCCGCCGAGTGATGTGGCGTTGATTCTGGCGCGACCGTTGCTGGTGTCACCGTTGGCGTGGCCGTTGGCTTATGCCTGGCCGGTGCAGTTGGTGGGGCCGGATCATCAACCGGAAGCGCCACCGGTTCAACCGACTTTGCTGCTGGTGCGTCGAGCCGAGGACTGGAGTGTGAAATTTTCCGAGCTGAGCCCGCTGGCGTGGCGGTTGTTGCAGCGGATCGAGGCATTTCCCGAGCTGGACGGGCAGGCGCAGTTGGAAGGGCTGGCAGTGGAGGCGGGGGCCGTTGGATCGCCGGAGTTTATGGCGAGTGGCACGGCATTGTTGCGGCAGATGCATGGGGAAGGGGTGATTGGGTTTGCATGA
- a CDS encoding HvfB family MNIO-type RiPP peptide maturase, whose amino-acid sequence MQTPITSAKATVGLGLRRGLMKDLQAARTGDYDFLEVAPENWIGIGGAHGHALRALAERFPLSCHGLSLSLGGPAPLDVGFLQEVRVFLDHYNVPLYSEHLSYCSDDGHLYDLLPLPFTEEAVHHVSARIRQAQDILGRRLAVENVSYYAAPQQDMDEVTFTNAVLREADCDLLLDVNNVYVNSINHGFDPQTFLAGIDSGRVVAMHVAGHFDESDTLKIDTHGASVKPVVWSLLAQAYARFGAQPTLLERDFNFPAFSELVTELQTIRRLQAEGVNLG is encoded by the coding sequence ATGCAGACCCCCATCACCTCAGCGAAAGCGACCGTCGGGCTTGGCTTGCGTCGCGGATTAATGAAGGACCTCCAGGCCGCCCGTACCGGCGATTACGATTTCCTGGAAGTCGCGCCGGAAAACTGGATCGGCATCGGCGGCGCCCATGGCCATGCGCTGCGGGCCCTGGCCGAGCGTTTTCCGTTGTCTTGCCACGGCTTGTCGCTGTCGCTGGGTGGGCCGGCACCGCTGGACGTCGGGTTTTTGCAGGAAGTGCGGGTGTTCCTCGATCACTACAACGTGCCGCTGTACAGCGAGCACTTGAGTTATTGCAGCGATGACGGTCACCTTTACGACCTGTTGCCGTTGCCGTTTACCGAAGAAGCGGTGCACCACGTGTCCGCGCGAATTCGCCAGGCCCAGGACATTCTCGGCCGGCGCCTGGCGGTGGAAAACGTCTCCTACTACGCCGCGCCGCAGCAGGATATGGACGAAGTGACGTTCACCAACGCGGTGTTGCGTGAAGCCGATTGCGACCTGTTGCTGGACGTCAACAATGTCTACGTCAACTCGATCAACCATGGCTTCGATCCGCAGACCTTTCTGGCCGGCATCGATTCGGGCCGGGTGGTGGCGATGCACGTGGCCGGGCACTTCGATGAGTCCGACACGTTGAAAATCGACACCCATGGCGCGTCGGTGAAACCGGTGGTCTGGTCGTTGCTGGCCCAGGCCTACGCCCGGTTTGGCGCACAGCCGACATTGCTGGAGCGGGATTTCAACTTCCCCGCGTTCTCTGAACTGGTGACTGAATTGCAGACTATTCGTCGCTTGCAGGCCGAGGGGGTGAACCTTGGATAA
- a CDS encoding sensor histidine kinase, whose amino-acid sequence MNLTLRWPRTLASRLSLIFLIGLILAQALSFGAQYYERYESAKNTMLGNLETDVSTSIAILDRLPAEERMGWLQQLNRRNYRYLLDEGSPGVAMSDTPIAMTSIKDAIGKDYPMTVTDIPGEQKHFQVHLKLADGSPVTIDVRPSMVPLSPWLPIVLLGQLALMILCTWLAVRIAIRPLTRLAEAVDNLDPNTHAVHLDEKGPTEVAHAAIAFNSMQARIAAYLKERMQLLAAISHDLQTPITRMKLRAEFMDDCSEKDKLWSDLSEMEHLVREGVAYARSVHGATEESRRTDLDSFLDSLVFDYQDVGKDVTLGGKSGAVIDTRPHALRRVLVNLTDNALKFAGAAELWVEAKNGGLSVKIMDRGPGIAEEELAHVMEPFYRVENSRNRSTGGTGLGLAIAQQLALALGGSLTLSNREGSGLCAELKLPLRPGSQ is encoded by the coding sequence GTATTACGAGCGTTACGAAAGCGCGAAAAACACCATGCTCGGCAATCTGGAAACCGACGTCTCGACTTCCATCGCCATTCTTGACCGCTTGCCAGCCGAAGAACGCATGGGTTGGCTGCAACAACTGAACCGCCGCAACTACCGTTATTTGCTCGACGAAGGCTCGCCGGGCGTGGCCATGAGCGACACGCCCATCGCAATGACATCGATCAAGGACGCCATCGGCAAGGATTACCCGATGACCGTGACGGACATTCCCGGCGAACAGAAACACTTTCAGGTGCACCTGAAACTCGCGGACGGCAGCCCGGTGACCATCGACGTCAGGCCATCGATGGTGCCGTTGTCGCCGTGGTTGCCCATCGTTCTGCTGGGCCAGTTGGCGCTGATGATCCTCTGCACCTGGCTGGCGGTGAGAATCGCCATCCGCCCCCTCACCCGCCTTGCCGAGGCCGTGGACAACCTTGATCCCAACACCCACGCGGTGCACCTGGACGAAAAAGGCCCGACCGAAGTCGCCCACGCCGCCATCGCCTTCAATTCGATGCAGGCACGCATCGCCGCGTACTTGAAGGAGCGCATGCAACTGCTGGCGGCGATTTCCCATGACCTGCAAACCCCCATCACCCGCATGAAACTGCGCGCCGAATTCATGGACGACTGCAGCGAAAAAGACAAACTGTGGAGCGATCTCAGTGAGATGGAGCACCTGGTGCGCGAAGGTGTGGCGTATGCCCGCAGCGTTCACGGCGCCACCGAAGAAAGCCGCCGCACCGACCTCGATTCATTCCTCGACAGCCTGGTGTTCGACTACCAGGACGTGGGCAAAGACGTGACCTTGGGTGGCAAAAGTGGCGCGGTGATCGACACCCGGCCCCATGCCTTGCGGCGGGTACTGGTAAACCTGACGGATAACGCTCTGAAGTTCGCCGGCGCCGCCGAGCTGTGGGTGGAAGCGAAAAACGGCGGCCTCTCGGTGAAGATCATGGATCGCGGACCGGGCATTGCCGAAGAGGAACTGGCCCACGTGATGGAGCCGTTTTATCGGGTAGAGAATTCGCGCAATCGCAGCACCGGCGGCACGGGGCTGGGGTTGGCGATCGCGCAGCAATTGGCGTTGGCGCTCGGGGGATCGTTGACGTTGAGCAATCGCGAGGGTAGCGGGTTGTGTGCGGAGTTGAAGTTACCGCTTCGACCTGGCAGTCAGTAA
- a CDS encoding phosphatidate cytidylyltransferase, whose product MNLDEKFLWFFGAIAVLLAIASVIGRILAKRAKTESSMSTIENLNQRVNAWWGMVIIFFVSYLLGGNATVILFGFISLFALREFITLTPTRLGDHNALFSAFFILIPLQYVLIGTHWYSLFTLLIPVYAFLLLPAIAVLSQDTDAFLERAAKIQWGVMICVYCISHAPALLLLDLEGFKGQNALLLFYLVFVVQLSDVLQYVFGKLLGKHKVAPLVSPSKTVEGLVGGGLSATLIGGCMFWMTPFSFWQSLLMSLVIVVMGFLGGLVMSAIKRSLSAKDWGTMIKGHGGMLDRMDSICFAAPIFFHLTRYFFSAP is encoded by the coding sequence ATGAATCTTGACGAAAAGTTCTTGTGGTTCTTCGGCGCCATTGCCGTCCTGCTGGCAATCGCTTCGGTCATCGGCCGAATTCTGGCGAAGCGCGCCAAAACAGAAAGCTCGATGTCCACCATCGAGAACCTCAACCAGCGGGTGAATGCCTGGTGGGGCATGGTCATCATCTTCTTCGTGTCCTACCTGCTGGGCGGGAACGCGACGGTTATTCTGTTCGGCTTCATTTCGCTGTTCGCGCTCAGGGAGTTCATTACCCTGACGCCGACCCGGCTGGGCGACCATAACGCGCTGTTTTCGGCGTTCTTCATTCTGATCCCGCTGCAATACGTGCTGATCGGCACGCACTGGTATTCGCTGTTCACCCTGTTGATTCCGGTGTACGCGTTCCTGCTGTTGCCGGCGATTGCGGTGCTGAGCCAGGACACCGACGCTTTTCTGGAACGGGCGGCCAAGATTCAGTGGGGGGTGATGATTTGCGTCTACTGCATCAGCCACGCGCCGGCCCTATTGCTGCTGGACCTGGAAGGTTTCAAGGGGCAGAACGCGCTGCTGCTGTTCTATCTCGTGTTCGTCGTGCAACTGAGTGACGTGTTGCAGTACGTGTTCGGCAAACTATTGGGCAAGCACAAAGTTGCGCCGCTGGTGAGTCCGTCGAAAACGGTGGAAGGCTTGGTCGGTGGCGGTCTGTCGGCCACGTTGATTGGCGGGTGCATGTTCTGGATGACCCCGTTCAGTTTCTGGCAGTCGCTGCTGATGTCGCTGGTGATCGTGGTGATGGGTTTTCTCGGTGGGCTGGTCATGTCCGCCATCAAGCGCAGCCTGAGCGCGAAGGATTGGGGAACCATGATCAAAGGGCATGGCGGCATGCTGGATCGGATGGATTCGATCTGCTTCGCGGCGCCGATTTTCTTTCACCTGACGCGGTATTTCTTTTCCGCCCCATAA
- a CDS encoding lysophospholipid acyltransferase family protein, whose product MWISNALISVLRFLIGVTARWESPPDLTRQRIYFANHSSHMDTLAIIAALPPEARVNVKPVAAADYWGKNKFLSYISQKGLNAVLIERNPAPGVNVLEPIFDVVRAGHSIIIFPEGTRGSEALPGPFKSGLYRLAETFPEVDLVPIYLENLHRSMPKGKHVPLPIICTIRIGDPLPRISGEEKQVFLDRAREAIVRLSE is encoded by the coding sequence ATGTGGATCAGTAACGCGCTGATTTCTGTTCTTCGCTTCCTGATCGGCGTCACCGCCCGATGGGAAAGCCCGCCGGACCTGACACGCCAGCGCATCTATTTCGCCAATCACTCCAGTCACATGGACACCCTGGCAATCATCGCGGCGCTGCCCCCGGAAGCCCGGGTGAACGTGAAACCGGTCGCCGCTGCGGATTACTGGGGAAAGAACAAATTTCTGTCGTACATCTCGCAAAAAGGCCTGAACGCAGTGCTGATCGAGCGTAACCCGGCGCCCGGCGTCAACGTGCTGGAGCCGATTTTCGATGTGGTGCGCGCCGGCCATTCGATCATCATCTTTCCGGAAGGCACGCGTGGCAGCGAGGCGTTGCCCGGTCCTTTCAAATCAGGGCTGTACCGTTTGGCCGAGACATTCCCCGAGGTGGATCTGGTGCCCATCTACCTGGAAAACCTGCATCGCTCCATGCCGAAAGGCAAACACGTCCCGCTGCCCATTATCTGCACGATCCGTATCGGCGACCCGCTGCCGAGGATAAGCGGCGAGGAAAAACAGGTGTTTCTGGATCGGGCGCGTGAAGCGATTGTGAGGTTGTCGGAATGA
- a CDS encoding CDP-alcohol phosphatidyltransferase family protein — translation MDDNRRPIKTRSAGWAKYITDLLVKRDISPNQISVASIAFALAGAVALNLDNGLIGSILCAVGIQLRLLCNLFDGMVAIEGGKKSDIGSLYNEFPDRIADSLLIVALGYAIGYADLGWFAALAAALTAYVRVFGGSIGLKQSFIGPMAKQHRMAVMTVALLLNAVEASVYGTHYVLLIALVIIAAGSAATCVTRTLAISRQLKGNAHVDQ, via the coding sequence ATGGATGACAACAGAAGGCCCATCAAGACGCGCTCTGCGGGCTGGGCGAAATACATCACCGACCTTCTGGTGAAACGAGACATCTCCCCCAATCAGATCTCCGTCGCCAGCATCGCCTTCGCGCTCGCCGGGGCGGTGGCACTGAATCTCGATAACGGGCTCATCGGCTCGATCCTCTGCGCCGTCGGCATTCAATTGCGCCTGCTGTGCAACCTCTTCGACGGCATGGTGGCGATCGAGGGCGGCAAGAAATCCGACATCGGCAGCCTCTACAACGAATTCCCCGACCGCATTGCCGACAGCCTGCTGATCGTCGCGCTGGGGTATGCCATCGGCTACGCCGATCTTGGCTGGTTCGCGGCGCTGGCCGCGGCACTGACGGCGTATGTCAGGGTGTTCGGCGGTTCGATTGGCCTGAAGCAGAGTTTCATCGGCCCAATGGCCAAGCAGCATCGAATGGCCGTGATGACTGTGGCCCTTCTGTTGAATGCTGTCGAGGCCAGCGTTTATGGCACTCACTACGTGCTGTTGATCGCGCTGGTCATCATAGCGGCCGGATCCGCCGCGACCTGCGTCACGCGAACCTTGGCCATCTCGCGCCAGCTGAAGGGGAATGCTCATGTGGATCAGTAA